A region of the Columba livia isolate bColLiv1 breed racing homer chromosome 15, bColLiv1.pat.W.v2, whole genome shotgun sequence genome:
ACGTGAGCAGCCAGCGGGGCCAACAAAAACTCATTGCCAATGACTCTCCGTGCACGCCCCAGGTATGGCCATGGCATGGAGGTCTTCTACATGTGCTGTGAAGGGTGAAGGTGTGTGTCCCATCCCGTCATCCCCTCATTGCCCCTGTCACGGAGATGCCTAATGGGGCCAGCCATGCATAACAGGTCTCTTCAACCCAAAGCCAGTCCAGAGCAGTTTTCTCAAATGAGGGCAATTAAAGTAATGGAAAAATGGAAAGTATTCGTCAGGAAGCTCCAGTAGTGGTGGGGGAAGGCGCTGTGGTGAGTCAGGGATCCAAAGTGGAGCCCCAGCACCAGGTAAACAATCTGCAAACCAGGAGGTGTTAGTCACTGGCTCCGACTGCACCGGCCCTAGCCTGGGAAGAGCATCGGCAAAACCCTCCTGCTCTGGGAAAGAGttcgtagaatcacagaatcattttggttggaagagaccctcaagatcatcgagtccaactgttcccccacccctggcactgccccatgtccctgagaacctcatctctgtctgctcacccctccagggatggtgactccagcactgccctgggcagcctgttccaatgccccacagccctttggggaagaaattgttccgagatccaacctcaacctcccctggtgcaacttgaggccgtttcctctggtcctgtcacttgttacctgggagaagagaccaacaccctccatgctccaacctcctttcaggcagttgcagagaggTTCAGCAACACTAAATGCCATCGGAGAGAGGAGAGCAGCACCCACTCCCCTTGCGGCATGGACGTCCTGCCAGGACCATCCACCGCCCCCACCCGTGAGGATGTCACCGGGAAGGGGACATGGTACATGTGGCCGTGCCTGGTTTTGCAGGTGAAGCTGCGATGCAGCAGCTTTTCCCGCGGGCCCGGGTGCTGCCGGGACAGGAGCAGGATGGCTGGATGCTCCTCCCGAGTGGCCGTCGCTCCCTGCGGGACCTTGGGCAAGTCATTTAATCTCTCTGCGCCTTCACCTCACTGTCATTATGGTGGAGCCAGACGGATGGATGCCCAGGGGAGAGGGCAGGATTCATGGTTTAAAGCCGGCAAACCCTGGGATCCCCACGGGATCCAGGCTGGGACTGAGTGGCGCCTGCGAGGGCTCCCCTTGTTCTGCCTTGTGTTGAGCGGAGCCCAAACCATGGGGCTGGATGTGGCTCCTGAGCCAGGCAGGCCAGCTATGGGGAGTCCaaacccccagccctgcctggggaaCATCTGGCAGGGGAAACACTGGCCAAGGGAGGCTTGGATGCTCCTCACAGGTTAGAAATCTGTATGGGGGTGAAAAACACCCTCACAGATGGAGGGAAAGTCCCCTGGGCTGCCCAAGGGACTGCCTCTGTGCCCTGCTCTACCTGTGCCGAATTTTCCcattgggaaaaataaaaggaccCCAATTATTCACTGGAAGAAACCCACAGCGCTTGACTGCAGCGGGTGCAGCCCAGAGATGCGGCTTCCACGGGGCTGGAAAAGCCCACGAGGATGGTCCAGCACAGCTTGGCTTTGCTggatgcacaaacacacacacggAGGCTTGAGCTTGTCCCAGAAGCCGCATTAAATCATGTCGCACCAAGCAGAGATTTCCTCTTGTCCAGAGACGCCAAGCGCCTGTTGAGTTCATACCCTTCTCCTAAAATCAGGCCAATGGTTAATTACACTCTGGGTTGGGTCATCAGTGGCCGGGTCCTGTGACTGCTTCCTGCCATCGGATCTCATTGTGATTTAGGGAAAATCTGGCTCTTTTTCTCCTACACGTGTCTCCCCCATGTTTTGGCCAGGCCCTGACTGTTCAGTTGGGCAGAGCAGATTCTCCTGCAAAGGGAAcagctgcctgtcctgcccACCTGCCTCAACATGGGCCTCAGCATCCTCGCTGAAAATATTATCCCGTGCAAAACTGGGTCCCTCCAGTTCCCTCCACCGCTCGTCCCTGTGGCCACCGCCCCTGCCAGCCGCAGCCGTCGGGTGTCTGCTCTGCTGACTCCATATAATGCGAgttttacaaatgaaaatgtcacATGGCCGTAAATTAAACACTTTGGAGAAACCCATTATAATGCAGCAACACAATTAGCTTTATCAGCCAGCCCAGAGTCATGCCAAAAACCAAAGCCGACTCACTTGACAGGAGCTGCCATCCATGAAACCAAGCTAACGAccttaattatatttttagctTCTAATTTTTGGCTGACAGTATCCCCGGTTACCCAGCCCATAATTTGTCCAGGGACTGCGATCATCCTACCTGGTCTGTAATTCCCAGGGTCAGCCCTTTTAACCCTTTTAAATATTAGACTCCCACTGGCCGTCCTCCAGCCCTCTGGAATTTCCCCAGGGCTTTTAGTGTTAAAAATTAACAGCAGAGCTCCTTCCTGCGAAAGTCCTGCCAGAAACGCCTCTCGTCCTGAGAAAATCCAGCAATGTCAGAGGTGGGGACGCGGAGTTATTCCCACCAGGTTAAAAACGTCACGTTATCCGATTAGCTGTTCTGGCCAAAAATGATCCTTTGACTCATCTCCTGCATCTGCCACCCACGCTTCACACCTCAGCACGCAGCCCTGGCGCTGAAGCCTCCTTTGCCTTCCCATTTGCTATATATTTACTGGGTTTTATCCTTACTTCTGTGCCAGCCCTCAGCCAAACCGGGTCTTTTCCCGTCCGTCTGTCCTTGCTCTCCAGCAGGCTACCGGGTTTGGGGAGCAGGCCCTGAGCACAGTCTGGTTCTCTCCTGATCTGCGCCGGGTTTTGGAACAGTGGCTCTCACAGCATCACCCTCGATGACGCACTTGGGTGCTTCTGGAGCCTGGCTCACCCCATGGCTCATCCGCAGCCCCACGGCACAGCGGCTGCGAGGGGCAGACCCCACGGCACAGCGGCCGCCGCAGTGCCCGGGTACCAGTGGGTGCTGAGCATCCTTGGGGTGATGCCCACTGCACCCTTGTGGGGTGGTGGCAGGATGTGGCCGTGGTGCAAATGGGGAAACAGAGTAGTGTGAGGGGTACAGGGGCATCTGAACCCCACCTTGCATGAGGGGCTGCTGCAAACAGAGGTgctggggcactggggagcGGGCAGGAGCCAGCTGGGCTGCTTTGGGCACAGTAGCCCTGGCAGGGGCTGGAGtggctggttttggggtgtcgGGGCTGCAAAAGCAGCCAGAGCACCCAGTGGGAAGCCAGGCTGGGCTAGCCAAGGGTGCCATCTCCTGGGGAGAGACCCAAACAGccgggagcagggctgggcacccctgggctgcaggactggggtgctggagctgcaccCCGGGGCTCTCTGTGCCCCCCAGGCTGAACCACGGCTGCCCTCAGctcccagctgggctgcagtgctgcaggcagggcacGCAGGACAGGGAGGGATGCTTGAGATGTCACCGCAAGCACATCATGGTGGTTCTTCACCAACGGGACAGCTGTGGTGTGGTtgtggctctgcagctgcacatGGTGCAGGTCGTGTGCTGACACCCAGTGTGGTGCCACGGCCATGGTCGTGCACCTGCCTGCACCGAGAAAACAGGCAGCGGTGGTGGCTAtttaggatgagaggaaatggtctcaagttgcgccaggggaggtcgAGGTTGggtatcaggaaaaatttctccctggaaagggctgtggggcattggaacaggctgcccagggcagtggtggagtcaccatccctggaggggctgaacagacagagatgaggttctcagggacgtggggcagtgccaggggcagggtaacggttggacttgatggtcttttccagccaaaatgattctatgatcctattgTGTGTCATCAGCCCAGCGGCTTTGGGTACGTAGCAGCTCTGAGCTTTGCCATGAGGAACTGATGGCAGTGACAGGACACGGAGGACAGGCGGGCGATGCACAGGGGATGGGTGCATCCTGACCCCAGTGCACTCGAGAGCACGTGTCCGCAGGGAATGAAGGTGAAAGAAATGAGTCCTCAGCTGCTGTGCTCGGAGCCATCTGTGCTCAGCCCAGCCTTGCAGTTGCTGGTTTCGACCCAAAATGACTCCTCTTCCCCTTTACACCCTCATGGCCCCTTTTTTCAGGTCCCAAAGGGAGCATGTGTGCAAGCAAATGCCTTGGCCAAGGCCCATGGCCTGAGCACAGGGACTGCAAAAAGCAAACAGGCTGAGGAGAAGCTGGGAGGAAAATATCCCAGCAAAGCTGCTCAAAGGGAAGGCCAGGCATCCCCCCCAAAATTTTGGAGCCAAATATTATCTACCCTGTCTGCCTGTCACCTGCAGCTCTCCTTGCAGTGATGCCACTGGGGCAAGagcccagaagaaaaaaagattctaTTGTGGGGACAAAACTGGGCTCTACCACCCCAAATGGACTGTGGCACCTCTGGAACTGTATGCAGATGGGTGCTGAAGGATGCAAAATGATGTGGGGGGATGCAGTGGGATGCAGAGGGATGCAGAGGGATGCAGAGGGATCCAGTGGGATGCAGAGGGATGCAGTGGGATGCAGAGGGATGCAGAAGGATGCACCACACTGGGAGGCTGCACAGGGAACTGCCAGGTGATTGTCTCCCAGTGGTGGCACACAGCAAAGGGTCTAACCCAGGAACCCAGGACAGGGTGCTGGCAGGTGCTGCCTGGTCCCTGCCTGTGTCCCAGAGtgcagggacagccccagccGCTGCTTTGGCTGCGAGACAGCAGCTCACAAGGACCAtgtctggagacatttaaaaggCACACGCTGTCCTCAGAGAGTGTGGGAGGGGGTGATGCCACTCGGGGCACGGGGGTTCGGGCTGCTGGGGCGCGCAGCTGAGGACATGGGGCTCTGGTCACGGAGTACACTGAGAATTTTAAAGCCGAAATTACCCAGCCTGATCTCTGCTCAGTGAGGAGGGACAAACCACCCCTAAGTGCTTCTCAGTTCCCTCTTGAGGGCTCACCAGGGTGGAAACTGCAAGTCTCCCGCTGCTATTTACAGCAGCAGGTTTCCCCTGCAAAACCCCGCGAGCCAGAGGGCTGGAGCCGTCGCTCCGGGTCACGCTCAAGCAGTGCAGGCGATGCCGAAATCCTGATTTCCTTTGCCATTGGCTTTAGCTCTGCAGGCCAACACTCAAGCCCAGCGACGAGCCCATCCTTTGCATCACCCACATGTACAGAGTCATGACATGTGGCACAGCATCGGTgctgctgtgtccccatggcGACGTTGTGCCTTGTCCCTTCCCGGTCCCCACTCTGAGCACCAGGGTCCATTGGATGGTGCCGATGCTGGTCCTGTCCCTCCTACAGGAGTGGGACGTGGTGGGTCACATCCAGGCAGGCAGGGCCAAGCAGCGCTGGTTCCTCTGGTTTGGGCTTTGCTCCCTGTGAGCAGGTTCATCCCCCAATGTCCCTGCAAAGGACACTATGCATTGTGCCCCCACAAAGTGgccttttgctctttctcagtTGCAGATCGCTGTGGTAAAGCACAAAGTAGGAGTTTTTGAACCGAGCGGAAAAAACCTTGACGCTGCCCTGCCGGTGTTTATAGAAAGTAACAGGTATCGCTGCTGCTTCCTTCCCCCCTCAGCTGTTTCTGCAGACAGGTCCCATTGGGCCGAGCTGAGTCACTGTACTGCCACggtccccttgtcccctcctGGTGATACAGCCAtggcacagctctgccctgcacttGCACAGAAAGGGGGAGAAACCTCCAGAAATGAGCCCACTGCCGGTGGGAAATGGGGACACCAGCAGGCGCACAGTCTGGCTTTGCTTTCACTAGACGTTCCCTATGGAGCGTTGTGCCACTGGCCAGATCTATCCAGGGTGTTTTGCTGGTCAGAGGcaccagggcagtgatggatgggtggatggatgggtggatgacCGGCTGAGCACAGGCAGACACTCTCAGCACCATGGAATGGGATGAATCCCCGCTCTGAGGCATCtccatgggtgctgctgggctgctccatCCTGGGTTTGCTGATTAAACCCATTCCACTTGCAGGGTGAGGTgaaacctaaaaataaatatacagttATACTCTTGGAGGctctcagcagcacagaggtAGCTCTTTCCCTCTGTGAAAACCAAGCCATGCTATTAATGCTTCATGCAGATCCAGTGCCAGCAGTGCCAGGTCCTCTGTTACCAGCGCAGCCCCCCTGAAAACCCCTCAGCCCTCCTGCCTCTGGGGCATGGATGCACCAGAGAAAAGCACTATTTAAAGCATCTTATTGGGggccatagaatcattttggttggaagacacactctagatcatcgagtccaaccgttaacccacccctggcactgccccatgtccctgagaacctcatctccgtctgtccaacccctccagggatggtgactccagcactgccctgggcagcctgttccaatgccccacagccctttggggaagaaattgttcaccaagatccaatttaaacctctcctggtgcaacttgaggttgtttcctctcatcccatcGTGAGATGCTCTGCGTGCTGTGAGCAGGAGACACATCGGTGGGGTGGGCTGACCCCCCGCAGACGGGGATCGGACGGGTGCACAGTGCGGTGCTCGGTCCATGCAGGTGAGGGTGACCAGCACCCGGTGCCACGTGGCATCAGCAGGACGTTACACGCAGGGCTGTGTGACACAGATCCACAAGAAGGGACACTCGTTCCTCTCTACCCGCAGCTCCACGCAGCGATATCCCCTTTGTCTTGCTCTGACACAGCAAAGCCCAGGAAAGCAACAaccccccagtgtcacccaccAGCTCTCCTGGCCCACGATAACTCTTTCCTCTACAGAGTAAAacctccttctctgcagaatAAACCACCCCACTGCAGCCAGGAAATGCGAGGCCAGGTGCTGCAGAGCCCCCATCCCTACCAGCCCCTCTGCAACGTGTCCGCCAGACCCAGGACACCCCTCCCTGTGTGACACACGGCCCCACAATGTCCCTCCCTGAGCCCCTGACAGCCCAGGGACGCCCTGTGAGCCAATGCAATGCACTGTGCTTGTGAGCGATTTGCATCGGAGGGATAAGGGGAAACCCCAGGAAACGCATGGCCCAGGCATTAATCAAATCGATCTCTAATAATAAACCTGCCGAGCGATGCACGGGCTCGGGGCTGGAGCTCGCGGTGCGATGGCGGGAGAGGGGGACTAGATGCTGCAGGAGAGTCAAACGTGAGTTACGCCAtggaggggctgtgggggcagaTGGGGGTGAGGGGCTCATCATTGCAAGGGCTTGGGGTCACAGTGACATTTACAGAGCGCTGGCTGGGAGTGGCGGGTCCCCCCAGGCTCTTGCTGAGAAAGCGGAGCCAACAGACAGGGTTTCCACCCTGCTGAGGACGGTCAGTGCCGTGGGGCTGAAGATGAAATGGTTGCCCAGTGCTTTGGATGAGGGGTGCACAGCTGACTTTGGAGTGCTTGTCCCTGGTGCGGAGGCAGAGGGGGAGactcacccagctctgctggaaaaCGCGGGTTTGCAGAGTCTGGCCACGCCATGCTGGGAGCACCGTGCGTACCTTGAGGCTGCCGGGAAGCTCGGCCATAGGGCAGGAATTTTCCTAGATGGGGCCAAACACCCGGTTTGGATCcacctgagcagcagcagagagggggCTGCCCAGCCCGCAGCCCCCAGCTTAGACACAGCTCCAAATCTCCACTTCCCATGCAGTTATTCCAGGTGAAACCCCACCGTCACCATCACCCAAGGGTGGCCGGGCTCACACCATCGCCAGGGCTCACCAACACCTCCAGGGGTCACCACTGACCCCAGGGGTCACCAGCATTCCCGGggtcttccctttcttctgtttgGGTACAAAATATCTTCAAAGAGCATCTGAGGAGACCATCAGCCTGAGCCTCACTCTGCCCTGGGGAACATCTTCAATCAGCTTGCTAGAAagcaattatttaattttatggcAATGTTAATTGAACGACTGGGACTATAGGGCCAGCATCCTTGTGCAGAGTGGATTTATCCTGACTGCCCATGTACTAGAGAGAAGGACAGATCCCCACAGTGAGTTTTCCCTATAGAAATCAAAGTTTGGCTTTGCAAAGGCTGCGGTGCAGAAGCTCCGGCCGAGGCGACGTGCAGACTCTGGGCATGCAGAGGCCCATGTTGTGCTGCAGTATCGAGGGGTTTTAAACCTTTCGGGTCCCCTCAGCACTGGGAGGAAACAGCTGCAGCTCCACAGGGGGATGTGGTTGCCCGTGGGCCCTCTCGGTCAGCAAATGGCACGTTTCCACCACAGCCACGCTCATGCTGGTTAGTGATTCCTGCACTTGCTCTGTCGTGTTTGCTGCAGACCCTGTGTGCAGCACGGCATGGCGCAGCATGGCACCGCATGGCACGGCACACCGGCACCAACGGCACGGCCATCACTTGCGTTGCCCCCAAGGCCAAACCCTGCAGTGGCACAGGCTGCAAACAGAGATGGGGACGTACACGAATATTTCAGCTGCTAACAAGGAAACGCTCGTTAGcaagctgatttttaaaatggtaaGTTGTTGGCTGgatttctgtgctgctgaggGCTGCAGCTGATGCCGCGCTCCTGTGCCTTTGGCACCATGTCCAGCACAGGGCTCATGGTGGCAGAGGAGGACGGGATGAACTCATGGGGACATGAACACGTCCACCCCAGGTGTCCTGGCTGGCGGGGGTTAAACCAGTGCTGAGAGCTGTCCCAGGAgacctccctcctgctgctgctcaggggaCTCTGACgcatttttttacaaaatcaaGTTTTTACAAAATAGAGTTTCATTATGATGCCACAGCACCAAAGGGAGACACCAGAAATGACACACAAACCGCCCCGACGCTACAGAGGAATTCAGAAGTTTCCAGACTCAAAAATGGTTCCAGAAGATGTTGCCAGTGGTCGTTCTTGttgtatttctgttattttcaggaaaagcaCACAAAGGCAGGAGTGTTTCCCACCACTCTTGTTCCCACGGGCAGTTCTGTGCATCCCCAGACCCTCAGGTCACAGCACGGGGCCACCTATGAGCCCAGTTGACCTCCCTGCGTGTCCCCAGGGACCGGCACAGGACATGCTCATGTAGGGTGATGATTTGAAGAGCTTGCTAAGCCTGAAGCAGGTTTTACCGCATGCTCTAGCCCAAGCCTATGATGAGAGGGGGCTGAGGAACAGCTGAGCATCCCCCTGCGAGGGGTCACAGTCCCAGCCCTGTGGTGGCCACCCCGTGTCTCCTCccctcacagaatcccagaatgtcaggggttggaagggacctggaaagctgatccagtgcaatccccccatggagcaggaacacccagatgaggttacacaggaaggtgtccaggcgggttggaatgtctgcagagaaggagactccacaaccccctgggcagcctgggccaggctctgccaccctcaccccaaacaagtttcttctcaaatttaagtggaatctcttccgttccagtttgtacccattgccccttgtcctatcactggttgtcaccgagaagagcctgactgcatcctcctgacacccaccctttaaatatctgtaaacattaatgaggtcacccctcagtctcctccaaactaaagagaccctcCTGTTCCGCAGCCATGGATGGGACACCCGTCGGGTGGGATGCCATGAACAACTGCACCGACCAGCAGTACTGGGACACACTCGTCTGCCAGTGCATCCCCTGCAGCCTCGCGTGCGGCCGGCACAGCGTCAGGAGGTGCGCGGCCCTGTGCGGTGAGTGCCGGACACCGCAGGCAGcgatggggcagagctgagaCCAGAGGTCACAGCCTGGGATGAGCCACAGGGCAGGTGCCGAGCCAGCTCAGCTTAACAAAGGTCTGAGTCAAAAATGCTGGGGAACATGAGCGTCCCTGTGATGGGCTGGGTCTGGCAGCAGCTCAGCGCAGACCAGGATCAAGTTGTCCACATCTCTGTACCCTTGTACCCTTCCTTTCTGGGGTCACAGAggtgcaccaggggaggtttaggttggatattaggaaaaatttattcacggattgttgggcattggaacaggctgcccagggcagtggtggagtcaccatccctggagaggttgaacagatggagatgaggttctcagggacatggggcagtggcAGGGGTGGggtaacggttggacttgatgatcttaaaggtcttttccaaacgacacaattctatgattcctaGAGCTGCATCAGCACTCATATGTATGCCCCATTGGTGACCCTCCAAGGGCAGAGCCTCAAGGTACATCAGGTTCAGTCGATGCGGATAATTATAAACCCAAGCTCTGGGCTTGCAAGGCTGAACTGTGAGCCCTGTGCCAGGGCAGACACCAAGGTGCGATGGTAACAGGTGAGGAAGAGCCACAGATGCACTTTGCACCCAACCCCCCTGCACggccccttccctccccagcgAGCTGCATCAGCACTGCTGCACCCTGTCCTggggcacaggggacacagCCCTGCGTGCAGTGACAAGTCACGTCTCCCCTTGAGGAGATGCCGTCCCCGGGGCACGAGCCAGCGCTCAGGCAGGTTTTGGTGTGTCCCAAAGATCCACGCAGGCTCCACGGCAGCAGAAGCTCTACGAGCAGCAGCCAGGAGCTCCCTGCCGCAGGTGGGTACAGCTGCACCTGCCCGCCTGCGTCCCCTCCCCATGCAGCTGCCAGCACGTGCTTTTACCCAGTATTTACCATGGAATCATaaaatggtttgagttggaagggaccttaaagatcatctcaTTCCACCcacctgccatgggcagggacattttcCACCAGACCAGGTCACTAAAattcccatccagcctggccctgaacccttccagggatggggcatccacagctgctctgggcagcctgttctgggGCCTCCCCACcttcatggggaagaatttcatCCTTATATAtcatctaaatctcccctctttcggTTTAAAGCCATcaacccttgtcctatcactacatgcccttgtaaaaagtccctctccagcttcccTGTAGGTCCCTTTTAGGTACTGGAGGCTGctctaaggtctccctggagtctcctccaggctgaacaacctcaactctctcagcctcatAGGACCAAACATCAGCACAGATCCCGTGGATCTGACACCCTGCCAGCTCTGGAGAGGTTTTCAACACTCACAGCTGTGGGCAGGTCTCGCCCTGCACCTGTTGGAGCCGTGAGCGTGTTGGGAGCAGCCGTGGGTTCGTCATCACAGGAACCGTGGCACAGGGTGGTGGGAGGGCAGTGGTTTGGGATCCTCCTGCTTCAGTGACAGGGGTGGAGGAGAATGTGCTCAGGACACTGCGTtcatcttcctctcctcccGCAGAGTCCATGGACTGCAACAGGAAACCCGGCTTCTACTACGACGAGCTCCTGAAGCATTGCATCAGCTGCAGCACGGTGTGCGGGCAGCACCCGAAGCAATGCGCCACGTCCTGCGAAAGTAAGGTCAAACACGAGGGGGCAGAGCGGGGACGTGGGGCAGGacccccagggctgggctggaagAGGACAGGGGTTATGGGAGCAAAGCTCGGGAAGGGGCAGCAAACCCCCATCTCTTTGTCCTGGGGTCGGGTTCATGCGCTGACACTGCACTGGGAGCTGGGAGAAGCAAAGCAGGGCGTCTGcctctctcctgctttctccAACACACagcattttcccttttgtgtGTTGGTGTTTAACAGACCTGTCCTTTGGCTCTACCAGCCAGGGGCAGCAGTtgcattttccacatttttcctTGTGATCTGCAATTCCCACACTGGGGTTGAGACATGATCCCTGGAGAAGatgggagggtgggaaggcGCCTCCTCCACCTCTCTGTTGAAGAGAAATGCAAGCAGAAGGGGTGTTCAAATTCTTGCCAAGCAGAGTGCTATTAGCAACACCCTTTCCCTATCAAAAAGTCAATAGTGTGAAGCAGGTACCCGAAGGGTTTCTAAGCACACCTGTCTCTGCCTGGCCCACAGCGGGGGCCCTGCTGGCCACCCCCCCTGCGCCCGCCGCCCTGGGGACGTCCCCGGCCCCCGCGGCCGTGCTGGAGCAGAAGGTGTGCGGGGAGCAGGAGCCGTGGCTGGTGGTTTAtctgctgctggggctctgcCTCTGCGCCCTCGTCTGCTCCctgctcctgggctggactcACCTGCGGAGGAAGGGAGAGGTGGTGACCTGCCCGGCCAGCGCCGGGACCTGCCACCGCAGGGAGGATTCCTGCAAAGGTGAgtgctgggggcactgggagaggATGGGGAGCTTGTGGGGGGCAAGCTACACGTACTGCAacacaatcacagaatagtttgggttgaagggcccttcccagctcccccatcccacccctgccatgagcagggacatcttcaccagctcaggttgctcagcgccccgtccagcctggcctgggatgtctccagggatggttcatccaccacctctctggccaacctgggccaggctcccaccaccctcagggtaagtaatttcttcctcatgtc
Encoded here:
- the TNFRSF13B gene encoding tumor necrosis factor receptor superfamily member 13B isoform X3, encoding MAQALIKSISNNKPAERCTGSGLELAVRWRERGTRCCRRVKQSMDCNRKPGFYYDELLKHCISCSTVCGQHPKQCATSCETGALLATPPAPAALGTSPAPAAVLEQKVCGEQEPWLVVYLLLGLCLCALVCSLLLGWTHLRRKGEVVTCPASAGTCHRREDSCKDHLVEAGSVGDGCTGIRVPEPVETCGFCFPGHGSAVQETKPCHSSSCHTGERAAAPAHSGIRSTGSAGAIPSPDDGHFKIICSPSQEKTPMA
- the TNFRSF13B gene encoding tumor necrosis factor receptor superfamily member 13B isoform X2; this encodes MDGTPVGWDAMNNCTDQQYWDTLVCQCIPCSLACGRHSVRRCAALCESMDCNRKPGFYYDELLKHCISCSTVCGQHPKQCATSCETGALLATPPAPAALGTSPAPAAVLEQKVCGEQEPWLVVYLLLGLCLCALVCSLLLGWTHLRRKGEVVTCPASAGTCHRREDSCKDHLVEAGSVGDGCTGIRVPEPVETCGFCFPGHGSAVQETKPCHSSSCHTGERAAAPAHSGIRSTGSAGAIPSPDDGHFKIICSPSQEKTPMA
- the TNFRSF13B gene encoding tumor necrosis factor receptor superfamily member 13B isoform X1, which encodes MAQALIKSISNNKPAERCTGSGLELAVRWRERGTRCCRRVKPMDGTPVGWDAMNNCTDQQYWDTLVCQCIPCSLACGRHSVRRCAALCESMDCNRKPGFYYDELLKHCISCSTVCGQHPKQCATSCETGALLATPPAPAALGTSPAPAAVLEQKVCGEQEPWLVVYLLLGLCLCALVCSLLLGWTHLRRKGEVVTCPASAGTCHRREDSCKDHLVEAGSVGDGCTGIRVPEPVETCGFCFPGHGSAVQETKPCHSSSCHTGERAAAPAHSGIRSTGSAGAIPSPDDGHFKIICSPSQEKTPMA